From Vreelandella neptunia, the proteins below share one genomic window:
- a CDS encoding LysR family transcriptional regulator, with protein sequence MQLKSLRLFMAVAETGSFVTAAKQLHTVQSNVTAHIKKLEEELGVQLIHRAGRVRPTSAGLALVEYAERMLTAHDEAVSLFKGQEKACGRLRIGAMETTTALRLPPILAAYHAAQPDVDIQIKTGPTAELVELLLNGQVDCVFVAGRLEHSRYHLLKAFSEQLVLVGSTPMTKMPSSQELLTSAFLAFRQGCSYRQRIELLLASYGVNAGRIFEFGSLDAMLGCVAAGMGYTVLPRGTVEAHQHRFGIHTLELPSSIANVDTYFVAPEPETWTPALASFAETLRDAVVDAGP encoded by the coding sequence GTGCAATTGAAATCATTGCGGCTATTTATGGCCGTGGCCGAAACCGGCAGCTTCGTGACGGCGGCCAAACAGCTGCACACCGTGCAATCCAATGTGACGGCTCATATAAAGAAACTTGAGGAAGAGTTAGGCGTACAGCTGATTCATCGTGCAGGGCGCGTTCGGCCTACCAGTGCCGGGTTGGCGTTGGTGGAGTACGCCGAGCGCATGCTGACAGCCCACGACGAAGCGGTGTCGCTGTTCAAAGGCCAGGAGAAGGCGTGTGGGCGGCTGCGCATAGGTGCCATGGAGACCACGACGGCGTTGCGCCTTCCGCCGATACTGGCGGCGTACCACGCGGCACAGCCTGACGTTGATATCCAGATCAAGACCGGGCCCACGGCTGAACTGGTCGAATTGTTGCTTAATGGGCAGGTGGACTGTGTCTTCGTGGCCGGGAGGCTTGAGCATAGCCGCTACCACTTGCTCAAAGCATTTAGCGAGCAGCTTGTGTTGGTCGGCTCAACGCCTATGACGAAGATGCCCTCTTCACAAGAACTGCTGACATCCGCTTTCTTGGCGTTTCGCCAGGGGTGCAGCTACCGCCAGCGTATTGAGCTGTTGCTGGCTTCCTACGGCGTCAATGCAGGCCGAATCTTTGAGTTCGGTTCGCTGGACGCGATGCTTGGCTGCGTTGCTGCCGGGATGGGTTACACGGTGCTGCCCCGTGGCACGGTTGAAGCCCACCAGCACCGGTTCGGGATCCACACGCTGGAACTGCCCTCGTCCATCGCCAATGTCGATACCTATTTTGTCGCCCCCGAACCAGAAACCTGGACACCCGCCCTGGCGAGCTTCGCTGAAACGTTACGTGACGCAGTGGTGGATGCAGGGCCTTAA
- a CDS encoding haloacid dehalogenase type II — protein sequence MKAIVFDVFGTIVDWRSSLIHQFNELEKELGIELPSEVLADQWRQLYAPSMDRVRKGEIPWTVLDDLHRESLVTLLNQHGIALDEATIDRVNYFWHQLEPWPDVPHGLQRLKEHTIIATLTNGNVSLMVDVALHAKLPWDMIFCAELFEHYKPDSEVYLGACRLLRLPPEEVMLCAAHNADLRAARVLGMKTAFIPRRTEYGPQQSKDLEAEEAWDFVAEDLVALSECLIE from the coding sequence ATGAAAGCGATCGTGTTTGACGTGTTTGGCACTATTGTTGATTGGCGCTCCAGTTTGATTCATCAGTTCAATGAGCTAGAGAAAGAGTTGGGGATTGAACTGCCTAGTGAAGTGCTGGCTGATCAATGGCGTCAGCTTTATGCGCCTTCCATGGACAGGGTACGCAAAGGGGAAATCCCCTGGACGGTATTAGATGATCTGCATCGAGAAAGCTTAGTCACACTACTCAATCAACATGGGATTGCGCTAGACGAAGCGACCATTGATCGCGTCAATTACTTTTGGCACCAATTAGAGCCCTGGCCCGATGTCCCACATGGCCTACAGCGCTTGAAAGAGCACACCATCATCGCAACGCTGACCAACGGTAATGTCTCATTAATGGTCGATGTTGCCCTTCACGCCAAGCTGCCGTGGGATATGATTTTTTGCGCCGAGTTATTCGAGCACTACAAGCCTGATTCTGAGGTTTATTTAGGAGCTTGCCGTCTGCTGCGCCTACCGCCTGAAGAGGTAATGCTGTGTGCGGCGCATAATGCTGACCTGCGTGCTGCCCGTGTACTGGGAATGAAAACGGCGTTTATACCCCGGCGCACAGAATATGGCCCGCAACAGAGCAAAGATTTAGAAGCAGAAGAAGCATGGGATTTTGTGGCTGAAGACCTCGTCGCGTTGAGCGAGTGTCTAATAGAGTGA
- a CDS encoding glutathione S-transferase family protein — translation MKLYLNATSPYARLVRIVLMEKGLTDAVTMKWCDPWADDAELLKANPAGRIPALITEKGITLSESLLIAVYLDGVSPNKPMIPTAGLGEVLHLTGLGQNLMDAAFNTVIARKHYGNGIDDRDLGQRRSRAIQRLLKQLGSELGEKQKASPITLGEISIAVALDYLAFRLSEVSWKEENPQLQEWQAGVTARASFQQTAFC, via the coding sequence ATGAAACTCTACCTAAACGCAACCTCGCCCTATGCGCGCCTGGTGCGAATCGTGTTAATGGAAAAAGGCCTGACGGACGCCGTGACGATGAAGTGGTGCGACCCTTGGGCAGACGATGCCGAACTCTTAAAGGCCAACCCCGCCGGGCGTATTCCGGCGTTGATAACGGAGAAGGGGATCACGTTAAGCGAGTCACTGCTGATTGCCGTTTACCTGGATGGCGTTAGCCCCAACAAGCCGATGATTCCCACGGCTGGTTTAGGTGAGGTGCTGCACCTGACCGGGTTGGGTCAAAACCTGATGGATGCCGCGTTCAATACCGTGATTGCCAGAAAGCATTACGGCAATGGAATTGATGATAGAGACCTGGGGCAGAGGCGTTCGAGGGCCATTCAGCGACTCCTGAAACAGCTGGGCAGCGAGCTTGGAGAAAAACAAAAGGCCTCACCCATCACCCTGGGCGAAATCTCCATTGCAGTAGCGCTGGATTACCTAGCCTTCAGGCTGTCAGAGGTGAGCTGGAAAGAAGAGAATCCACAGTTACAGGAATGGCAGGCTGGTGTGACAGCACGAGCAAGCTTTCAACAGACGGCTTTCTGTTAG
- a CDS encoding SDR family oxidoreductase: MNLNLNGRRVLITGGSKGVGAAVVALFREEGAQVLTAARTRPADLPDELFVAADLTTAEGCATVADAVSDRLGGVDIMVHVLGGSSAPGGGFAALGEEEWQRELDINLFPAVRLDRALLPSMLAQGDGVIIHVTSIQRELPLPESTTAYAAAKAALSTYSKSLSKEVSPKGVRVVRVSPGWIETEAAVALAERIAQEAGTDYAGGKQIIMNSLGGIPIGRPSKPAEVANLIGFLASPLAATITGTEYVIDGGTVPVV; this comes from the coding sequence ATGAACCTGAACTTGAACGGGCGACGCGTGTTGATCACCGGCGGTAGCAAAGGGGTTGGCGCTGCTGTGGTGGCGCTCTTTCGCGAAGAAGGCGCGCAGGTACTGACCGCCGCCCGTACTCGCCCTGCTGACTTACCTGATGAGCTGTTTGTCGCCGCTGACCTGACGACGGCCGAAGGCTGTGCCACGGTGGCCGATGCGGTCAGCGATCGCTTGGGTGGAGTGGACATTATGGTTCATGTGCTGGGCGGTTCATCAGCGCCCGGTGGCGGCTTCGCTGCCCTTGGGGAGGAGGAGTGGCAGCGTGAGCTCGACATAAACCTGTTTCCCGCCGTACGGCTGGATCGCGCCCTACTGCCCAGCATGCTGGCCCAGGGCGATGGGGTGATTATCCACGTGACCTCCATTCAACGTGAACTCCCCCTGCCCGAGTCGACCACGGCTTACGCAGCGGCCAAGGCGGCGCTATCCACCTATAGCAAGAGTTTGTCCAAGGAAGTGTCACCCAAAGGGGTGCGTGTGGTTCGGGTATCGCCGGGCTGGATTGAGACGGAAGCCGCCGTTGCGCTGGCCGAGCGTATCGCCCAAGAGGCAGGCACCGATTACGCAGGTGGCAAGCAGATCATCATGAATTCGCTGGGCGGCATCCCGATTGGCCGCCCCTCAAAACCTGCTGAAGTGGCCAACCTGATAGGATTTCTGGCGTCACCGCTGGCGGCCACCATTACGGGAACGGAGTACGTGATCGATGGCGGTACCGTGCCTGTTGTTTGA
- a CDS encoding YbfB/YjiJ family MFS transporter — MINRTLTTHDLPALMTGIMATLAGIGIARFAYTPLLPAIIQEGWFTASQGAYLGAANLLGYFIGALAAHSLSERFSPRWVMAASFAGIALSFVLCAGAGGFLWFFFWRLVSGIAGAILMVVGPSLALAATPSERRTRVGALVFTGIGFGALLSAFIVPLLLGLSLTVTWGMLGLLCIAAGLLCDYFLRQGVAHLPPSITASSVGNSSTGYAGVKVAVLLVIGAYALDAVGFVPHTVFWVDYLARENALGNQAASLQWGIFGLGALCGPFMVGALAQRVGWQGGLMIAFAAKAAAVLLPVFSLALLSQSVSSFMVGAMIPGIVALTSGRLAELVGPTAHKKLWGQATAAFAAAQAVAGYAMSALYGAWGSYAPLFAISGLILVAGFLLVLLSRGVQSSTQQSTQQSSKHASHHRRQ, encoded by the coding sequence ATGATTAATCGAACACTCACTACCCATGATCTGCCCGCCCTGATGACAGGAATAATGGCGACCCTGGCGGGGATTGGCATCGCGCGATTCGCCTATACGCCGCTATTGCCCGCAATTATTCAAGAGGGCTGGTTTACCGCGAGCCAAGGTGCCTACCTTGGGGCCGCCAACCTGCTGGGCTACTTTATCGGCGCACTCGCCGCCCACTCGCTGAGTGAGCGCTTTTCTCCTCGCTGGGTGATGGCCGCAAGCTTCGCGGGTATCGCGCTTAGCTTTGTACTCTGCGCCGGGGCGGGCGGTTTTCTCTGGTTCTTCTTCTGGCGGTTGGTGTCAGGCATTGCCGGGGCCATTTTAATGGTCGTTGGCCCCTCGCTGGCGCTGGCGGCCACGCCATCTGAAAGGCGAACGCGTGTTGGTGCCCTAGTATTTACCGGCATTGGCTTTGGAGCACTGCTTTCGGCCTTCATCGTGCCGTTGCTCCTTGGGTTAAGCCTGACAGTCACCTGGGGCATGCTGGGGCTGCTGTGTATTGCCGCTGGCCTCTTGTGCGACTATTTTTTGCGACAGGGAGTGGCGCACTTGCCCCCATCGATCACGGCTAGCTCAGTGGGTAATAGCTCCACGGGGTATGCGGGTGTAAAGGTCGCTGTGCTGCTTGTCATTGGCGCTTACGCCCTGGATGCGGTTGGCTTTGTGCCCCATACCGTGTTCTGGGTGGACTATCTCGCCAGGGAAAACGCTCTGGGTAACCAAGCGGCTTCCCTGCAGTGGGGAATCTTCGGATTGGGCGCCTTGTGTGGGCCGTTCATGGTGGGCGCACTGGCACAGCGAGTGGGCTGGCAGGGGGGCTTGATGATCGCCTTTGCGGCGAAGGCCGCCGCTGTCTTGCTACCGGTGTTCTCGCTTGCACTGCTCAGCCAGTCGGTTTCCTCGTTCATGGTGGGGGCGATGATCCCTGGCATTGTTGCACTCACTTCTGGCCGCCTTGCTGAATTGGTAGGGCCAACCGCCCATAAGAAGCTCTGGGGGCAAGCCACCGCCGCCTTTGCTGCCGCCCAGGCGGTGGCAGGCTATGCCATGTCGGCGCTTTATGGCGCCTGGGGTAGCTACGCGCCACTGTTTGCCATCAGCGGCCTCATCCTCGTCGCGGGCTTTTTGCTGGTGCTGCTTAGCCGTGGCGTACAGTCGTCTACCCAACAATCTACACAGCAATCTTCAAAGCACGCTAGCCACCACAGGAGGCAATAA
- a CDS encoding ester cyclase has translation MNKRDLEAAYRDYITCLNNQDWTNLDQFVHDDAHHNGKRLGLDGYRAMLEADYEQIPDLHFNIELLAVDSPHVACRLRFDVTPKGNFLGLPINGQKVTFCENAFYRFQDNKIQEVWSVIDKTAIETQLG, from the coding sequence ATGAACAAACGGGATCTGGAAGCGGCCTACCGTGATTACATCACCTGCCTCAATAATCAGGACTGGACGAACCTAGACCAGTTCGTGCATGACGATGCCCACCACAACGGCAAGCGCCTAGGGCTTGATGGTTATCGCGCCATGCTGGAAGCCGATTACGAGCAGATACCGGATCTTCACTTCAACATTGAGCTGTTGGCCGTTGATTCACCCCATGTGGCGTGCAGGCTGCGATTCGATGTCACGCCTAAAGGCAACTTCCTGGGCTTACCTATCAATGGGCAAAAAGTGACGTTTTGCGAGAACGCGTTCTACCGCTTCCAAGATAATAAGATTCAGGAAGTCTGGTCGGTGATCGACAAGACTGCGATAGAAACTCAGCTTGGTTAA
- a CDS encoding GNAT family N-acetyltransferase yields MPPPNESHLMRYRTMTINDYEDAIALWSESEGVRLRDADSREGIERYLLRNPGLSFVAEVEGKLVGTIMAGHDGKRGYVQHLSVADSHRRVGIATRLVSLCLEALKNEGILKSHLMILPENKAAQKFWANQGWAYRSDILLYSYVNGDNHNV; encoded by the coding sequence ATGCCGCCACCCAATGAGAGCCACCTGATGCGCTACCGCACCATGACCATCAACGACTATGAAGACGCCATTGCCCTGTGGAGCGAAAGTGAAGGCGTGCGGCTGCGCGATGCCGATTCCCGAGAGGGGATTGAGCGATACCTGCTGCGCAACCCCGGCCTGAGCTTCGTGGCAGAAGTCGAAGGAAAGCTGGTGGGAACGATCATGGCGGGCCACGATGGCAAGCGCGGCTATGTTCAGCACTTGTCGGTGGCGGATTCCCATCGCCGGGTAGGCATTGCCACACGGCTGGTCAGCCTCTGCCTGGAAGCACTCAAAAACGAAGGCATCCTGAAATCGCACCTGATGATCCTTCCCGAGAACAAAGCTGCTCAGAAGTTCTGGGCTAATCAGGGCTGGGCCTATCGATCTGATATTTTGCTCTATTCGTATGTTAACGGGGATAACCACAACGTTTAA
- a CDS encoding nuclear transport factor 2 family protein translates to MSLSLPDAITTYFSISNGANDTHLGDCFTQDACVLDEGETHCGRTAIQAWLRATRANIEYSVEPISVSQQGNTMVVTATVTGNFPGSPVQLDHTFQLADMQIQSLEIH, encoded by the coding sequence ATGAGCTTGTCACTGCCAGACGCGATCACCACTTATTTCAGCATCAGCAACGGGGCGAACGACACCCACCTTGGCGATTGCTTTACCCAAGATGCCTGTGTTTTGGATGAGGGAGAAACGCACTGCGGGCGAACCGCTATTCAAGCCTGGCTGCGCGCCACCCGTGCCAACATTGAGTATAGCGTCGAGCCGATCAGTGTTTCCCAACAAGGCAACACCATGGTGGTTACCGCGACCGTGACCGGCAACTTCCCCGGCAGTCCGGTTCAACTTGACCACACTTTCCAGCTTGCCGATATGCAAATCCAGTCATTGGAGATCCACTAA
- a CDS encoding nucleotidyltransferase, giving the protein MHQLAAQWIVGLLRDRNIPFQICGGLAAKGYGSKRALNDIDLFVPGEHFAAVVQAGQANISKPATHYCEEGWDLTYVQFKYEGIKVEVGNADGAQIFDAASQAWMPLNIDFARYETVNLLGLELPLMFMDDLIRYKSVLSRPVDIDDIRAIR; this is encoded by the coding sequence GTGCACCAGTTAGCCGCCCAATGGATAGTGGGATTACTGAGAGACAGAAATATCCCTTTTCAAATCTGCGGAGGGCTCGCAGCAAAGGGGTATGGATCTAAACGAGCGTTGAACGATATTGACCTGTTCGTACCCGGCGAGCATTTTGCAGCGGTGGTGCAGGCTGGCCAAGCGAACATATCCAAGCCCGCCACGCACTACTGCGAAGAGGGCTGGGATTTAACCTATGTCCAGTTCAAGTATGAAGGCATTAAGGTGGAGGTTGGCAACGCCGACGGCGCGCAAATTTTTGATGCAGCCAGCCAGGCCTGGATGCCGCTCAATATTGATTTTGCCCGCTATGAAACAGTGAATTTACTAGGCCTGGAGCTTCCTTTGATGTTCATGGATGACTTGATCCGCTATAAGTCGGTGCTCTCAAGACCGGTCGATATCGACGATATTCGCGCCATAAGATAG
- a CDS encoding winged helix-turn-helix transcriptional regulator, with product MRKIYTPTTAASDVENVLKMLEGRWKLIILFHLFDGKVQRYSDFEKLIPDISQKMLAQQLRQLEADGIVARKVYPQVPPKVEYRLTEWGQTLCPALDALLKWAEQKDHFNDPAEQNKQDDAATQ from the coding sequence ATGAGAAAGATTTATACGCCCACTACCGCCGCAAGCGATGTGGAAAATGTATTAAAAATGCTGGAAGGGCGTTGGAAGCTCATTATTCTCTTTCATCTCTTCGATGGAAAAGTGCAGCGCTACTCCGATTTCGAAAAACTCATCCCCGACATCTCCCAGAAAATGCTCGCCCAACAGCTGCGCCAACTGGAAGCGGATGGCATCGTGGCCCGAAAGGTCTACCCCCAGGTGCCGCCGAAAGTGGAATACCGCCTGACCGAATGGGGGCAAACGCTCTGCCCGGCGCTGGATGCCTTATTGAAATGGGCAGAGCAGAAGGATCACTTCAACGACCCTGCAGAGCAGAACAAACAAGACGATGCCGCCACCCAATGA
- a CDS encoding Rpn family recombination-promoting nuclease/putative transposase: MVGTIHKHHDTGYKELFSYPEFVQQLIEGFTPAEIAKLMDFSTLKSHSGNYITPLFEEKIEDVVWSVEVKWKDLTQRVFLYILLEFQSSVDRTMPIRLLHYVACFYSELLKQKIITPSQGLPPVLPVVLYNGSERWTAPLDIFEMITPEPPDFLQIYQPHLRYYLVDEGRYTDEQLGLVQTPLSGVFSVENAGESWEALQLAVDRIVAIIKADPNKERIDKVITRWIKRHLQRLGAEVNLERLNSLVEDKDMLAENLENLVQKERQEGRLEGRQEAEQRALEGKRNAARKLIARTEMDDQMIADIEELPVEEVEKLRAEIQH; this comes from the coding sequence ATGGTGGGCACCATTCACAAACATCATGATACAGGCTACAAGGAGCTGTTTAGCTACCCCGAGTTCGTGCAACAGTTGATCGAAGGCTTTACGCCTGCTGAGATTGCTAAGCTGATGGATTTCTCCACCCTGAAGAGCCACAGCGGCAACTACATTACGCCGCTTTTTGAAGAGAAGATTGAAGATGTGGTGTGGTCGGTTGAAGTGAAATGGAAAGACCTCACCCAACGAGTATTTCTGTATATTCTGCTGGAGTTTCAGTCCTCAGTGGATCGCACTATGCCCATTCGGCTACTGCACTACGTCGCCTGCTTCTATAGCGAACTACTCAAACAGAAGATCATCACGCCCAGCCAAGGGTTGCCGCCCGTGCTCCCTGTCGTGTTGTATAACGGCTCAGAGCGATGGACGGCACCGCTAGACATCTTCGAGATGATCACCCCAGAACCGCCCGACTTTCTTCAGATTTATCAGCCCCACCTACGCTATTACCTAGTCGATGAAGGGCGCTATACTGATGAACAACTAGGCTTGGTTCAGACACCGTTAAGCGGTGTGTTCAGCGTCGAAAACGCCGGTGAGAGTTGGGAAGCCCTACAACTAGCCGTTGATCGTATTGTGGCCATTATCAAAGCGGATCCGAACAAAGAACGCATTGATAAGGTCATCACGCGCTGGATTAAGCGTCATCTGCAGCGGCTTGGTGCAGAAGTTAATCTAGAGCGGCTCAACAGTTTGGTGGAGGATAAAGACATGTTGGCAGAGAACTTAGAAAATCTGGTGCAAAAAGAGCGTCAGGAAGGGCGTCTGGAAGGGCGTCAAGAAGCCGAGCAACGTGCCTTGGAAGGCAAACGCAACGCGGCCCGAAAGCTGATCGCTCGCACCGAAATGGATGATCAAATGATCGCGGATATTGAAGAACTGCCGGTTGAAGAAGTGGAAAAGTTGCGGGCTGAGATCCAGCACTGA
- a CDS encoding MFS transporter, translating into MLLIATLAQAAACFFVQGIGAISVYIQADMALSALQIGALVSAAQLVPLVGLLVAGELLDRFSERLVVGVGTLVVGIALSAAVLVESYWAILLFLVIVGAGYSTAQPGGSKSVAAWFDKSQRGFAMGIRQAGLPLGGALAAIILPTVAITWGWRASFLVGGLIAIFGALVFMLFYRAPAGAVPVARVSEVSVTNVVLSRLAMIREPVMKQIMASGISLISVQYGILIFTVLYLHSRLQMDVLQAATLLFVAQGAGVAGRILLAAWSDRCRSRYFPVMVCMVAVILGLLVLVWLPLRSTLMLGCLMAWLGFFGFGWYGPWVAYVAESAPADKTGFVLGLAMAINQLAIVSIPPLLGWLLDISGSFMLGWSLLIAMTLLGLLMTIQRQGEINESDRV; encoded by the coding sequence ATTCTGCTGATAGCCACCCTGGCTCAAGCAGCGGCATGCTTTTTCGTTCAAGGCATTGGGGCCATCAGCGTTTATATACAGGCAGATATGGCGCTCTCTGCATTACAGATTGGGGCGCTGGTCTCTGCTGCTCAACTGGTGCCTTTAGTCGGGCTGTTAGTTGCCGGAGAGTTGCTGGACAGGTTCAGTGAACGCTTAGTGGTAGGGGTGGGCACCCTCGTAGTGGGCATTGCGCTTAGCGCTGCCGTGCTGGTTGAGAGTTACTGGGCCATACTGCTGTTTTTGGTCATCGTAGGGGCAGGCTACAGTACTGCTCAGCCTGGCGGTAGCAAATCGGTAGCTGCTTGGTTTGACAAATCCCAGCGTGGTTTTGCCATGGGGATTCGTCAGGCGGGCTTGCCGCTGGGTGGGGCGCTGGCGGCGATTATACTACCAACCGTCGCGATTACCTGGGGGTGGCGCGCCTCTTTTCTGGTGGGCGGGCTGATTGCGATCTTCGGGGCGTTGGTTTTTATGCTCTTTTATCGCGCCCCTGCTGGCGCGGTGCCGGTCGCAAGAGTCTCTGAAGTCAGCGTGACAAACGTTGTCTTGTCGCGACTGGCGATGATTCGCGAACCGGTTATGAAACAGATCATGGCGTCCGGTATTAGTCTGATCTCTGTTCAGTACGGTATTTTGATTTTTACCGTGCTCTATCTGCACAGCCGTTTGCAGATGGACGTGCTGCAAGCCGCGACGTTGTTATTTGTGGCCCAGGGGGCCGGGGTTGCTGGGCGTATTTTGCTGGCGGCCTGGAGCGATCGCTGTCGCTCGCGCTATTTTCCGGTCATGGTGTGCATGGTAGCGGTGATATTGGGGCTGCTGGTATTGGTTTGGCTGCCGCTACGCTCAACGCTCATGCTGGGTTGCTTGATGGCCTGGTTAGGGTTTTTTGGTTTTGGTTGGTACGGCCCTTGGGTAGCTTATGTAGCGGAGTCTGCACCTGCTGATAAAACCGGTTTTGTGCTAGGCCTGGCCATGGCGATTAACCAACTGGCGATTGTATCGATACCACCACTCCTTGGGTGGCTGTTAGATATAAGTGGCAGCTTTATGCTCGGCTGGAGTCTGCTGATTGCCATGACGTTATTGGGGCTATTAATGACCATCCAGCGGCAAGGAGAAATTAATGAAAGCGATCGTGTTTGA
- a CDS encoding amino acid permease: MSEPVSDQEEAHFKRSMQTRHLVMLSLGGVIGTGLFLSSGYTVQQAGPIGAVLAYLIGGIVAWLVMMCLGELAVHMPNSGAFSAHASRYIGPGTGYMVAWMYWLTWTVALGSEFTAAAVFMGRWFPDIPGWYWSGMFAAIVFGVNAFTSRFFAESEFWLSLIKVIAVVVFVLVGAVAIIGWVPLHDSAGAEVASPGLSALWGEGAMPPNLMAIGTALLAVMFAFSGTELIGIAAGETVDPARNVPKAIRATLWRLILFFVGTIVVIAALLPQDQAGLSQSPFVAVFHRLGVPGAADIMNFVIITALLSAANSGLYASSRMLWTLADQGTLPKSLGRLNKRGIPMNALLLSMVGGLGALFSSVYAPETVYLVLVSISGLAVVVVWMAIALSQFNFRRHYLREGGQLNDLVYRTPFYPWVPMIAFAACLAACIGIAFDPHQRVALYFGVPFIGLCYLVHYVRHRSASQRSEPSHNAVEENTV, translated from the coding sequence ATGAGTGAGCCAGTAAGTGATCAAGAAGAGGCGCACTTCAAGCGCAGTATGCAGACGCGCCATTTGGTGATGCTCTCGTTGGGGGGCGTGATTGGCACCGGGCTGTTTTTGAGTTCCGGTTATACCGTGCAGCAGGCCGGGCCTATTGGGGCAGTGTTGGCCTATCTGATAGGTGGCATTGTTGCTTGGCTGGTGATGATGTGCCTGGGCGAGCTGGCGGTGCATATGCCAAATTCAGGCGCCTTCAGCGCGCATGCCAGCCGCTATATCGGCCCCGGCACCGGCTACATGGTGGCCTGGATGTACTGGCTCACCTGGACGGTGGCGCTAGGTTCAGAGTTCACCGCGGCGGCGGTGTTCATGGGGCGCTGGTTTCCCGACATCCCCGGCTGGTACTGGAGCGGCATGTTTGCGGCGATTGTTTTTGGCGTGAATGCGTTTACCTCACGCTTCTTTGCCGAGTCTGAGTTCTGGCTTTCACTGATCAAAGTGATTGCGGTGGTGGTGTTTGTGCTGGTGGGCGCCGTGGCGATCATTGGCTGGGTACCGCTGCATGATTCCGCTGGCGCTGAGGTCGCCTCACCGGGGCTATCGGCACTGTGGGGAGAGGGTGCCATGCCGCCCAACCTGATGGCCATTGGTACCGCCTTACTGGCAGTGATGTTTGCCTTTTCCGGCACCGAGCTGATTGGCATTGCCGCCGGAGAAACGGTAGACCCGGCCCGCAATGTACCCAAAGCCATCCGCGCGACCCTGTGGCGATTGATCCTGTTTTTCGTCGGCACCATCGTCGTGATTGCGGCGCTGCTACCTCAGGATCAAGCCGGGCTCAGTCAAAGCCCCTTTGTGGCCGTATTCCACCGCCTTGGCGTGCCGGGCGCAGCCGATATCATGAATTTTGTGATCATTACCGCGCTGCTTTCGGCGGCGAATTCCGGGCTTTATGCCTCGTCGCGCATGCTATGGACGCTCGCTGACCAAGGCACCTTGCCCAAGTCGCTTGGCCGCCTCAACAAGCGTGGCATTCCGATGAATGCCCTGCTACTCAGCATGGTCGGCGGCCTGGGCGCGCTGTTCTCCAGCGTGTATGCCCCTGAAACTGTCTATCTGGTGCTGGTCTCGATTTCCGGTTTGGCCGTGGTGGTGGTCTGGATGGCGATTGCGCTCAGCCAGTTTAACTTCCGCCGCCACTACCTGCGTGAAGGCGGGCAGCTGAACGATCTGGTTTATCGCACGCCGTTCTACCCCTGGGTGCCGATGATTGCGTTTGCAGCCTGTCTGGCCGCGTGCATTGGCATTGCCTTCGACCCGCATCAACGCGTGGCGCTCTATTTCGGTGTGCCTTTCATTGGCCTGTGCTACCTGGTGCACTATGTGCGCCACCGCTCGGCCTCCCAACGTTCTGAACCTTCGCACAACGCCGTTGAGGAAAACACCGTATGA
- a CDS encoding zinc ribbon domain-containing protein YjdM codes for MSCPPCPHCQSEFVYQDQSLFICPECAHEWNPSEAEAEDTVTVKDAHGTLLAEGDKVTMIKDLKVKGSSLVLKVGTKAVIKRLVDSKDHQLDCKVDGVGDMMVTAHFVKKA; via the coding sequence ATGTCGTGCCCACCTTGCCCACATTGCCAATCTGAATTCGTCTATCAGGATCAAAGCCTTTTCATCTGCCCCGAATGCGCCCACGAATGGAACCCTTCTGAGGCTGAGGCAGAAGACACCGTGACGGTAAAAGATGCCCACGGCACGCTGTTAGCGGAAGGCGACAAGGTAACGATGATCAAAGACCTCAAGGTCAAAGGCAGCTCACTGGTACTCAAGGTGGGCACTAAAGCGGTTATCAAGCGGCTCGTGGACAGCAAGGATCACCAACTGGACTGCAAGGTCGACGGCGTCGGCGACATGATGGTGACCGCCCACTTTGTGAAGAAGGCCTGA